A single window of Nasonia vitripennis strain AsymCx chromosome 4, Nvit_psr_1.1, whole genome shotgun sequence DNA harbors:
- the LOC116417258 gene encoding uncharacterized protein LOC116417258 has translation MDKLSEATSIVSNRDRECFSCRLVSGTGLVGAGLYIGYHSKNLQKTVGKTIMLCIAGTTFGLGVARILDLPPFRHQFEHKN, from the exons ATGGACAAGTTGTCAGAGGCAACCAGTATTGTGTCTAATAGAGATCGAGAATGCTTTAGCTGCAGACTTGTAAGCGGCACTGGGTTAGTCGGTGCGGGACTTTACATCGGATATCATTCcaaaaatcttcaaaaaaccgTTGGAAAAACAATTATGCTGTGTATAGCAGGAA CTACTTTCGGACTTGGAGTTGCAAGGATTTTAGACCTACCACCTTTTCGGCATCAGTTCGAGCAtaagaattga
- the LOC100120652 gene encoding AN1-type zinc finger protein 2A — MEFPNLGEHCSENTCNRLDILPLKCDACASIFCTDHISYVGHTCPSAYKKDVQVPTCPLCNAPVPSKRGDPPDLAVSLHIDNDCKSDFGKGRRKIFTNKCSSKGCKIKEIVQVNCTDCGKNYCLKHRHPTDHSCAGKEESIRQKRLNALSRPAQNSSGNNSNSFQSLQGTMSEDEAFARALQASLQDEHQRPAVQEPVPWATRDRCRLS, encoded by the coding sequence ATGGAATTTCCAAATCTTGGAGAACACTGCTCTGAGAACACCTGCAACAGATTAGATATTCTACCTCTCAAGTGTGATGCTTGTGCATCGATTTTCTGTACCGACCACATATCCTACGTGGGTCACACTTGTCCTAGTGCATACAAAAAGGATGTGCAAGTACCGACATGTCCATTGTGCAATGCTCCAGTCCCATCGAAGCGAGGTGATCCTCCAGATTTAGCAGTGAGTTTGCATATTGACAACGACTGCAAGTCCGATTTTGGAAAAGGCCGCAGAAAAATTTTCACCAATAAATGTTCGTCCAAAGGCTGCAAGATTAAAGAGATAGTTCAGGTGAACTGTACAGACTGTggtaaaaattattgtttaaagcATAGACATCCAACTGACCATTCTTGTGCGGGAAAAGAAGAATCTATTAGACAAAAAAGGTTGAATGCCTTGAGCAGGCCAGCGCAAAACAGTAGTGGGAACAATTCCAATTCTTTTCAAAGTCTTCAAGGTACAATGAGCGAGGATGAAGCTTTTGCTAGAGCATTACAAGCTTCTCTTCAAGACGAACATCAGAGACCTGCTGTGCAGGAGCCAGTGCCTTGGGCCACTCGAGACAGGTGTAGATTATCTTAG
- the LOC100120630 gene encoding RNA transcription, translation and transport factor protein → MFKRKLKALDYFDCDKFNGNDLQHVKKLVPWLEDQKIRQYKIEDRKDLQNINSDQWPATFEKYLEDVGCLPFQALLDKVEWLIGLAIRLEFEDNCEKYRAITSSNAKSKHESAPSIKSSNPLDNLDFQSNDFKDGVNALAKLLNIPQHPNHLITLEACSKLICKRLNPNAVQNPNSVIVRGKPFPIMETEVGYNMGDAALNKAAKVLSLLYIQDLRDLQTKINEAIVSVQSITANPKTDTKLGRVGR, encoded by the exons ATGTTTAAGCGAAAGTTAAAGGCTCTTGACTACTTCGATTGTGACAAGTTTAATGGAAATG ATCTACAACACGTTAAAAAGTTAGTGCCATGGCTGGAGGATCAAAAAATTCGGCAATATAAAATTGAAGATCGCAAAGACTTACAAAATATCAATTCTGATCAATGGCCAgcaacttttgaaaaatatttagaagATGTTGGATGTCTACCTTTTCAAGCTCTTTTGGATAAAGTGGAATGGCTTATAGGTTTAGCAATAAGATTGGAGTTTGAAGATAATT GTGAAAAATACAGGGCAATCACAAGCAGTAATGCAAAAAGTAAACACGAATCTGCTCCCAGTATTAAATCTTCAAATCCGCTAGACAATTTAGATt TTCAAAGTAATGATTTCAAAGATGGAGTGAATGCATTGGcaaaactattaaatataccTCAACATCCAAATCATCTGATAACGCTGGAAGCATGCAGTAAACTTATTTGTAAAAGACTGAATCCTAATGCAGTACAGAATCCAAATTCTGTAATAGTACGAGGAAAACCATTTCCTATTATGGAAACTGAGGTTGGATATAACATGGGTGATGCAGCATTAAACAAAGCTGCTAAAGTCTTAAGTTTGTTGTATATTCAAGATCTAAGAGATCTTCaaactaaaattaatgaaGCCATTGTTAGTGTACAAAGCATCACAGCTAATCCAAAAACAGACACAAAATTAGGCAGAGTAGGAAGATAA
- the LOC100120606 gene encoding 39S ribosomal protein L40, mitochondrial: MYSTGIINAFSRLAVNNVFVPTRNISSSAPLGLNVTNVLFAEPLKKKKKMDPAIIRAKEERRKRKLEKFIRKLQKHAQQLKPIFEMEVPMSLKQELGIRKRDLPALTTETLEERAALFKEWNKYKTKQHYQTLRLIDRYMFAQDKAISELKEVSEELYEAAIQIDPDLLPYSRKGPLNTAPIEDFEAPDGDYQDVTKKYEGET; the protein is encoded by the exons ATGTACAGTACTGGGATTATAAATGCTTTTTCCag GTTGGCGGTGAACAATGTTTTTGTTCCAACTCGAAATATTTCTTCAAGTGCACCTCTAGGTTTAAACGTCACGAACGTTCTATT TGCAGAACcattgaagaagaagaaaaaaatggatCCAGCAATCATCAGGGCAAAAGAAGAGCGTAGGAaaagaaaattggaaaaattcattAGAAAGTTGCAAAAACACGCTCAACAACTAAAGCCCATCTTTGAAATGGAGGTTCCTATGTCACTGAAACAGGAATTggg AATAAGAAAAAGAGATTTACCAGCTTTGACAACAGAAACATTAGAGGAAAGGGCAGCATTATTCAAAGAATGGAATAAGTACAAAACAAAGCAACATTACCAAACTCTGCGACTCATAGATAGGTACATGTTTGCTCAGGACAAGGCAATTTCAGAACTGAAGGAAGTGTCGGAAGAACTCTACGAAGCAGCGATTCAG ATTGATCCTGATCTGCTGCCATATTCTAGAAAAGGCCCTCTTAACACAGCACCCATAGAAGACTTTGAAGCTCCAGATGGCGATTACCAAGATGTAACCAAAAAGTACGAGGGAGAAACATGA